Proteins found in one Oceaniferula flava genomic segment:
- a CDS encoding EF-hand domain-containing protein, with product MKLPMFYLALALISSLSAQTSPSRSQSAGHASSLLKSGKIPDLTAVTDQGKPVKLRELCAGKFTVLASGCLTCPEFHKSYPEIEAARADYASDKVQFYYFYKSLRHPELGGYVDAQNIKERLLQLAEARKKLATQTPWLADTMDDSLRIGLGANSQSVYLISPEGEILYANGKIKRADLRNALTKALGAPEKTTLAADLKLPRLQRPPRLVNEDSKLGVKRPEGLTILKITPADPEKTYYVKLRAEGDDALIKTGTGRLFLGFYPDPIHDACWNNLTQPMRYQLTLPEGMTATPAEASAQVGHGDKDSQPRQFWVDIKSNGTPGPIELKLDYFGCTPDMCMALTHGYTIELKDQNRGSRTYGMNRGGPRASKGTRGSGKRETAKRESPRDGAGQITQMDTNKDGSVSYQELLASARAKRGDQVKPERVKSRFDSIDTNKDGKVTPEEFSQAPRGGNRPQASQ from the coding sequence ATGAAACTTCCGATGTTCTACCTTGCCCTCGCGCTGATCTCCAGCCTTTCAGCGCAAACCAGTCCGTCCCGCAGCCAGTCCGCTGGTCACGCATCGTCACTGCTGAAAAGCGGTAAGATCCCGGACCTCACTGCCGTCACCGATCAGGGGAAACCGGTTAAACTCCGCGAACTCTGCGCAGGCAAATTCACGGTTCTCGCATCCGGCTGCCTCACTTGCCCGGAGTTCCACAAATCCTACCCGGAAATTGAAGCCGCGCGCGCCGACTATGCCAGCGACAAGGTGCAGTTCTACTACTTTTACAAAAGCCTGCGCCACCCGGAACTCGGAGGGTATGTCGACGCCCAGAACATCAAGGAGCGACTGCTGCAACTCGCCGAAGCTCGCAAAAAACTCGCCACCCAAACCCCATGGCTGGCCGATACCATGGACGACTCGCTGCGCATCGGACTCGGCGCCAACTCGCAATCCGTTTATCTCATTTCTCCCGAAGGTGAAATCCTCTACGCCAATGGTAAGATCAAGCGCGCAGACCTACGCAACGCTCTCACCAAAGCCCTCGGAGCCCCGGAAAAAACCACCTTGGCCGCCGACCTCAAACTGCCCCGCCTCCAACGTCCGCCCCGCTTGGTCAACGAAGATTCCAAACTCGGAGTCAAACGCCCGGAAGGCCTGACCATCCTCAAGATCACACCCGCTGATCCGGAAAAAACCTACTACGTCAAACTCCGTGCCGAAGGTGACGACGCCCTGATCAAAACTGGCACCGGGCGACTGTTTCTCGGCTTCTATCCGGACCCCATCCACGATGCCTGCTGGAACAACCTCACCCAACCCATGCGCTACCAACTCACGCTCCCCGAGGGCATGACCGCTACCCCCGCCGAAGCGTCGGCTCAAGTGGGCCATGGCGACAAGGACTCGCAACCTCGCCAGTTCTGGGTCGATATCAAATCCAATGGAACACCCGGACCGATCGAGCTGAAACTCGACTACTTCGGCTGCACCCCGGACATGTGCATGGCGCTGACCCACGGCTACACCATCGAACTCAAAGACCAAAACCGCGGCTCCCGCACCTACGGCATGAACCGAGGCGGCCCGCGTGCCTCCAAGGGGACACGAGGATCTGGGAAACGCGAAACCGCCAAGCGTGAATCCCCGCGAGATGGCGCAGGCCAAATCACCCAGATGGATACGAACAAAGACGGATCCGTGAGTTACCAGGAACTCCTCGCCTCCGCTCGCGCAAAGCGGGGAGACCAAGTGAAGCCGGAACGAGTCAAATCTCGATTCGACTCCATCGATACAAATAAGGATGGAAAAGTCACCCCTGAGGAATTCAGCCAAGCCCCCCGCGGCGGCAATCGTCCTCAGGCTTCGCAGTAG
- a CDS encoding PEP-CTERM sorting domain-containing protein (PEP-CTERM proteins occur, often in large numbers, in the proteomes of bacteria that also encode an exosortase, a predicted intramembrane cysteine proteinase. The presence of a PEP-CTERM domain at a protein's C-terminus predicts cleavage within the sorting domain, followed by covalent anchoring to some some component of the (usually Gram-negative) cell surface. Many PEP-CTERM proteins exhibit an unusual sequence composition that includes large numbers of potential glycosylation sites. Expression of one such protein has been shown restore the ability of a bacterium to form floc, a type of biofilm.) → MSTKTTILGMALCSVALCHSSSAASFIFDGGNLEAAANWTNQTAGGTGLPGDGDTGTIAVDGTVTGNNQVGGFGGATLTQTAGTITATPGFNFFNSGGSTIPTYNLQGGTLNLGTGLLNANGSTVNLTGGELFYGGRFISNNATGVLNIGGSVVITASGAVDIDISTATGVFDFATDWTGSFSSGVTTTEADWIQELVTNTGDGTATVGGTAITAGNFTDYFEVTPISGGGSTLTLVPEPSSVALLGLGGLALIMRRRK, encoded by the coding sequence ATGAGCACAAAAACAACGATACTCGGAATGGCCCTATGTTCGGTAGCCCTTTGTCATTCATCATCTGCCGCATCATTTATCTTCGATGGAGGTAATCTCGAAGCAGCTGCCAATTGGACCAATCAGACCGCCGGCGGCACAGGCTTACCGGGAGATGGCGACACGGGCACCATTGCGGTGGACGGAACTGTTACAGGTAACAACCAAGTAGGTGGTTTTGGGGGTGCCACACTCACACAAACTGCGGGAACGATCACTGCCACCCCAGGTTTCAACTTTTTCAATAGCGGCGGCTCGACTATTCCTACATACAACCTCCAAGGCGGCACACTCAATTTAGGAACCGGACTCCTCAACGCGAACGGGAGCACTGTAAACCTGACAGGAGGGGAACTCTTTTATGGCGGCCGGTTTATATCTAATAATGCAACTGGTGTTCTGAACATTGGTGGCAGTGTGGTGATTACTGCCAGCGGTGCTGTTGATATTGATATCAGCACAGCCACTGGAGTCTTCGATTTTGCAACTGATTGGACCGGGAGCTTTTCGAGCGGGGTGACAACTACCGAAGCAGACTGGATTCAGGAGCTCGTCACTAACACAGGAGATGGCACTGCCACTGTGGGTGGCACCGCCATTACCGCTGGTAACTTCACAGACTATTTCGAGGTGACTCCCATCAGCGGTGGTGGAAGCACCCTCACACTGGTCCCTGAGCCATCTTCTGTGGCTTTACTGGGTCTTGGTGGTCTGGCGCTGATCATGCGCCGCCGTAAGTAA